The DNA segment ATGAGTTATGTGGGGTTGAATGAAACTACAAAACTGGATTTGAATGTcacacataatatttaatagagaATATAGCCATGtatagaacataaaaataagtatgtatcAATCATTATAATGACAACGAAAACAATAGTAAGAGACTTTATAGGAATATCTTTTTGAGTTGGGATTTAACATTGGAACTATCGTTAaaagcaataaatatatattagagtgaGGCGTTAATTAGGTCGTAATAATATCTGTAATGATATatcttaaatttacaaatacatatatattacaaaaaattatgcaagtatcataattaattaattatcagcCTTGCTCTTGAAAAATAACCAAATTCGGAACATCCATAGTTAGGGAAGACAGAGAAATCGTAGTGGACAATTGTGTAGGATTTTGTAGCTCTGGTTGAGGAATTTGATTTTCAGTCTGAATCACTTCACCACCTCCTACTGCCCCATAATCAATACAACCAACACCAACGATACTACTCTGAGGAGCTTTCCTCTTTTTCGCTTCCTTCAACTCCTGAAGCTTTCGCCTTATGGTCATTCGAgacatttttctttctctcgACTCGTTAAACAGTTTccaaatagtaaaaatattggcttttttatttaatttaattataaaattcaatctaTCAGTATCACTGTCCGTCCAGACTTTTGGCCGACCACTTCGTGCCTTGTTGTCAACATTACCTGACGCTAAATATTTCTTGACAATGCTGACAATTGTTGTTCTAGGAATTGGTATTCTTTTAGCAATTTGAGTGGCTGTCATTCCAGCTTCAGTCATACCCACAATTCGATTCTTCAGTGACAAGGAAAGTTCATGAGACTTTcgaccttttttaatattagctataagtgaaaataaaattacaacttatACACTTCTTTCTTGATCATTTTACAATGACACACATATCTAAATAATTTGTAGGATTTATATTCATCTCAAAACATTACAATAGACTTCTCTTAGTCTatgtgtataattaattatcacaaaTCGGGAAGGCATACAATATAAAAGAATCCACCTAATAAgacaaaaaatctaaatgcttatcTCTGCATTTAAGAATTCCTTTGATCGAAaatcttttgaacaaaaatatattttgaatacatgaTATTCGTAAGAACTCATTAGAAGgcaattaacaatttataaaaatatgataattgcttgtgttgttttaataataattaattacaaaatatagccattaaaagtagttaaaaatcttatcatttagaattaaaatcatataaacatattttatacccGGATTTCAGCTAAACTTGTCATACTAAAATGATActgcatgataaaaaaatcaacccaTTCTaacaaatctaatatttttcttcgCTAGTAGAGAACCCAAAAATTGAATGAAGTTATGAAACCAATGGGTCTGTATCTATTATTTCATACTCTAACTAtcagaaaattggaaaaataaaacaacggGTATAGCCAGAGGATTTAAACCCAGTAATAAATGAGCTATCTAACCTGGAGTAATGGGAAAGTCTTTTACACAAGGATCTTTTATTTCCTGGAGCATAGAGTTTGAAGGTATTTCATCCAGTCTATTTTCTTCATCAACATCTTCTGATGGAACAACAAGTGTCATCGTAGaatgattttcaacttttaaatgattttcaatttcttctgCGTTTGGAAATCGAAGTCTACATGAGGGTTCGAGACATTCAAACCTCATAGAAGCATTTTCAAGTGTATCCTCATGCTTTAAACTGTCCGATTCTAAGATATTATCATCCTCAAAGTCTGGCAAATCTGAAAAGTCtagaatttttgaaacatttgaatataatattatatgcttTGATATTGTATGAATAGTAATGAGACAataccttcttcttctttcctcTTGGACTTCCTTAGGGTCCCTGATGGATACTTTTTATCAAAGAGCGAGAGTTTTTTACCATTCcagttatacttttttttaggtcCTAAAATCTCTGTTAATAATTTGACTTGTCCCTGATTGAGCTTGTCAAAGAATTCAGATACAAGTCCAATCGCTGTTACACATCTTTGGCACACCACTTTGGGCATTGAACTGCTCTCCGTCACCTGTTTTATTGATAAGAAAATGGAAACATTATTGTGGAGATATTTAGTGAGAAATGAATTACGATGAGAGGTAGAAAGAAGCTGATTTGATGTCTAAGATCCTTGGAGGACTCCAAATAGAGCGAACAGAATGTTTGTGTGTCTTGTGCACAAATCCGACAAAGCGTGGATTCACTCAGACTACCCATTCTTAGTAGAAgatacttaaattataattaataactaataaccaCTACTAAGAATGCAAAGCTCGCAGAATaagcatttataattataaataatacatggagatttcatttaaaatataaaacaatgaatTAGAGTCGTCATAAGAAAGTGAGGAAATGGCTGGAACACATGGATTGAAGGAGCACACCTGCCACTCAGAGTAAGGAGCTTGGAGTCCGTATCGATTTCGTGCTACAACATGAACGTAGAAGATGTTTCTGACTAAAGCTGAGCCTCTGTCACGAATAGAAAACAACACAATAaagtttaaagtaaaaaaaggaaaaaaataattgttgtgaTTCTGAAGAGTGAATAAAAGAGGGAGCTGCATATGAAAATAGTATGATAATGCACGAGGGAGGCTCTTTTTTTGTAGATGCAacctaaaaaagtaatttttattttgcaaagctgctatcattagtcttttattcttgaagagagaacgtTGATATGGGTATAAAGTAATTTCTAGTGAGTGAAAGACTAATTATTTGTTGCAGtcataagtgtaagtctttgttggacttggagaatagttaaggatcgacatcggagtaattccttccTATATCATTACTAGATAAGTAATTGCTAGTtgagtttgtgtttatttccttaatttttagcTC comes from the Lepeophtheirus salmonis chromosome 4, UVic_Lsal_1.4, whole genome shotgun sequence genome and includes:
- the LOC121116706 gene encoding uncharacterized protein isoform X6, with product MQLPLLFTLQNHNNYFFPFFTLNFIVLFSIRDRGSALVRNIFYVHVVARNRYGLQAPYSEWQVTESSSMPKVVCQRCVTAIGLVSEFFDKLNQGQVKLLTEILGPKKKYNWNGKKLSLFDKKYPSGTLRKSKRKEEEDLPDFEDDNILESDSLKHEDTLENASMRFECLEPSCRLRFPNAEEIENHLKVENHSTMTLVVPSEDVDEENRLDEIPSNSMLQEIKDPCVKDFPITPANIKKGRKSHELSLSLKNRIVGMTEAGMTATQIAKRIPIPRTTIVSIVKKYLASGNVDNKARSGRPKVWTDSDTDRLNFIIKLNKKANIFTIWKLFNESRERKMSRMTIRRKLQELKEAKKRKAPQSSIVGVGCIDYGAVGGGEVIQTENQIPQPELQNPTQLSTTISLSSLTMDVPNLVIFQEQG
- the LOC121116706 gene encoding uncharacterized protein isoform X5, yielding MQLPLLFTLQNHNNYFFPFFTLNFIVLFSIRDRGSALVRNIFYVHVVARNRYGLQAPYSEWQVTESSSMPKVVCQRCVTAIGLVSEFFDKLNQGQVKLLTEILGPKKKYNWNGKKLSLFDKKYPSGTLRKSKRKEEEDFSDLPDFEDDNILESDSLKHEDTLENASMRFECLEPSCRLRFPNAEEIENHLKVENHSTMTLVVPSEDVDEENRLDEIPSNSMLQEIKDPCVKDFPITPANIKKGRKSHELSLSLKNRIVGMTEAGMTATQIAKRIPIPRTTIVSIVKKYLASGNVDNKARSGRPKVWTDSDTDRLNFIIKLNKKANIFTIWKLFNESRERKMSRMTIRRKLQELKEAKKRKAPQSSIVGVGCIDYGAVGGGEVIQTENQIPQPELQNPTQLSTTISLSSLTMDVPNLVIFQEQG
- the LOC121116706 gene encoding uncharacterized protein isoform X7, whose product is MGSLSESTLCRICAQDTQTFCSLYLESSKDLRHQISFFLPLIVTESSSMPKVVCQRCVTAIGLVSEFFDKLNQGQVKLLTEILGPKKKYNWNGKKLSLFDKKYPSGTLRKSKRKEEEDFSDLPDFEDDNILESDSLKHEDTLENASMRFECLEPSCRLRFPNAEEIENHLKVENHSTMTLVVPSEDVDEENRLDEIPSNSMLQEIKDPCVKDFPITPANIKKGRKSHELSLSLKNRIVGMTEAGMTATQIAKRIPIPRTTIVSIVKKYLASGNVDNKARSGRPKVWTDSDTDRLNFIIKLNKKANIFTIWKLFNESRERKMSRMTIRRKLQELKEAKKRKAPQSSIVGVGCIDYGAVGGGEVIQTENQIPQPELQNPTQLSTTISLSSLTMDVPNLVIFQEQG